One Pleurodeles waltl isolate 20211129_DDA chromosome 3_2, aPleWal1.hap1.20221129, whole genome shotgun sequence genomic window carries:
- the TIMM22 gene encoding mitochondrial import inner membrane translocase subunit Tim22, giving the protein MAAPVKPGGSTGTEENLQYSILLEQLVGERRGPRPLLPVGVAGFPNQQQSPEQRRMERVMESCGFKAALACVGGFVLGGAFGVFTAGIDTNVGFDPKDPYRTPTAKEVLRDMGQRGASYAKNFAIVGAMFSCTECLVESYRGKSDWKNSVISGCITGGAIGFRAGLKAGAIGCGGFAAFSAAIDYYLR; this is encoded by the exons ATGGCGGCCCCCGTGAAGCCGGGTGGCTCTACCGGCACTGAAGAAAATCTGCAGTACAGCATTCTGCTCGAGCAGCTGGTGGGAGAGCGGCGGGGCCCACGACCGCTGCTCCCGGTGGGCGTGGCCGGGTTCCCTAATCAGCAGCAGAGTCCCGAGCAAAGACGTATGGAGCGGGTTATGGAAAGCTGCGGATTCAAGGCGGCACTGGCCTGTGTCGGTG GTTTTGTGTTGGGTGGAGCTTTTGGAGTCTTTACTGCCGGCATCGATACCAACGTAGGCTTTGATCCCAAAGATCCCTACAGGACTCCAACAGCAAAGGAAGTCCTCCGAGATATGGGCCAGAGGGGAGCATCATATGCAAAAAACTTTGCCATTGTGGGAGCAATGTTCTCATGCACAGAGTGCTTGGTTGAATCG TACCGTGGAAAATCCGACTGGAAGAACAGTGTCATCAGTGGCTGCATCACAGGAGGCGCAATTGGCTTTCGAG CCGGACTAAAAGCTGGCGCCATTGGATGTGGTGGGTTTGCAGCGTTTTCTGCGGCCATTGACTATTATTTACGATAA